Proteins from a genomic interval of Micropterus dolomieu isolate WLL.071019.BEF.003 ecotype Adirondacks linkage group LG16, ASM2129224v1, whole genome shotgun sequence:
- the ascl1a gene encoding achaete-scute homolog 1a yields the protein MNLTAKMEINISQQQLMQPACFFSSAAAQSIQLSPSGSSQSSGKSESKQPKRQRSSSPELLRCKRRLNFAGFGYSLPQQQPHAVARRNERERNRVKLVNNGFATLREHVPNGAANKKMSKVETLRSAVEYIRALQQLLDEHDAVSAAFQSGVLSPTMSQGYSADMNSMAGSPVSSYSSDEGSYDPLSPEEQELLDFTNWF from the coding sequence ATGAACCTCACAGCCAAGATGGAAATTAACATCAGCCAACAGCAGCTGATGCAACCCGCTTGTTTCTTTTCCTCCGCGGCGGCGCAGAGCATCCAGCTGAGCCCCAGCGGCAGCAGCCAGAGCAGCGGGAAGTCGGAATCCAAGCAGCCCAAGAGGCAGCGCTCCTCCTCTCCGGAGCTGCTGCGGTGCAAGCGGAGGCTGAATTTCGCGGGTTTCGGCTACAGTCTTCCGCAGCAGCAGCCCCACGCAGTTGCCCGGAGAAACGAGAGGGAGCGCAACCGTGTGAAACTGGTCAACAACGGCTTCGCCACTCTGCGGGAGCACGTCCCCAACGGCGCCGCCAACAAGAAGATGAGCAAAGTGGAGACGCTGCGCTCAGCCGTGGAATACATCCGCGCCCTGCAGCAGCTACTGGACGAACACGATGCAGTGAGCGCTGCGTTTCAGTCCGGCGTCCTGTCGCCCACCATGTCACAGGGATACTCCGCTGACATGAACTCCATGGCAGGTTCACCGGTGTCCTCCTACTCATCCGACGAGGGCTCCTACGATCCCCTCAGTCCAGAAGAGCAGGAACTGCTAGACTTCACCAACTGGTTCTGA